The Cylindrospermopsis curvispora GIHE-G1 genome contains a region encoding:
- the pdhA gene encoding pyruvate dehydrogenase (acetyl-transferring) E1 component subunit alpha — protein MVQERTLPKFDTATVQITKEDGLGLYEDMVLGRYFEDKCAEMYYRGKMFGFVHLYNGQEAVSSGIIRGAMRPGEDFVSSTYRDHVHALSAGVPAREVMAELFGKATGCSKGRGGSMHMFSAEHRLLGGYAFVAEGIPVASGAAFQSKYRREVLGDQKADQVTACFFGDGAANNGQFFETLNMAALWKLPILFVVENNKWAIGMAHERATSDPEIYKKASVFNMVGVEVDGMDVLAVRQVAQEAVARARAGEGPTLIEALTYRFRGHSLADPDELRSKEEKEFWFSRDPIKKLGAYLVEHNLAVESDLKQIEKKIQSLIEDAVRFAQESPEPDSSELYRFIFAEDE, from the coding sequence ATGGTTCAAGAACGCACGTTACCCAAATTTGACACCGCTACAGTCCAAATCACTAAAGAAGATGGGCTGGGACTATACGAGGACATGGTACTAGGACGCTATTTTGAAGATAAATGCGCAGAAATGTACTATCGGGGAAAAATGTTTGGGTTTGTCCATTTATATAATGGACAGGAAGCAGTTTCCAGTGGTATAATCAGGGGTGCAATGCGTCCTGGTGAGGACTTTGTTTCCAGTACCTATCGTGATCACGTCCATGCTTTGAGTGCAGGTGTGCCAGCTAGGGAAGTAATGGCAGAATTGTTTGGCAAGGCCACAGGATGTAGCAAAGGGCGTGGTGGTTCCATGCACATGTTTTCTGCTGAGCATCGGTTACTGGGTGGTTATGCTTTTGTGGCGGAAGGTATTCCGGTAGCATCAGGAGCAGCCTTTCAAAGTAAATACCGTCGAGAAGTGTTAGGAGATCAAAAAGCGGATCAAGTAACCGCTTGTTTCTTTGGTGATGGAGCTGCAAACAACGGTCAATTTTTCGAGACCCTAAATATGGCAGCACTGTGGAAACTGCCAATTCTGTTTGTGGTAGAAAATAACAAGTGGGCAATTGGTATGGCGCACGAACGGGCAACTTCGGATCCAGAAATTTACAAAAAAGCCAGTGTGTTTAACATGGTAGGAGTAGAAGTAGATGGCATGGATGTTTTAGCAGTGCGTCAAGTTGCCCAAGAAGCAGTAGCTAGAGCCCGTGCAGGGGAGGGACCAACTTTAATTGAGGCCCTTACCTATCGTTTCCGTGGTCACTCCCTAGCTGATCCTGATGAGTTGCGTAGTAAAGAAGAAAAAGAATTTTGGTTTTCTCGCGATCCCATTAAAAAGTTAGGTGCCTATTTAGTGGAGCATAATTTAGCGGTAGAATCAGATTTAAAACAGATTGAGAAGAAAATACAGAGTTTAATTGAGGATGCAGTCCGTTTTGCCCAGGAGAGTCCTGAACCTGACTCTAGTGAGTTATATCGCTTCATTTTTGCTGAAGACGAGTAA
- a CDS encoding glucokinase: MQLLAGDIGGTGTRLRLVEFSPSLGLRTLYEDNYRSGDFDDLVPIVIRFLEAGQTATGTIFAPERACFAIAGPVVNNKVKLTNLSWFLEGERLAQELNIPTVSLINDFAAVGYGILGLQSQDLITLQDVPPQPGAPIGVIGAGTGLGEAFLIQQGENYQVFATEGGHGDFAPRNELEFRLLQYILNKYGIARSSIERVVSGLGIISIYQFLRDTTQEAENPEIAQVVTNWENGQGGSDPGAAIGTAALNNSDRLSIETMRIFVSCYGAEAHNFALKLLPYGGLYIAGGIAPRNLPLMQNGNFLKNFVEGGTMTSLLQNIPVHIIVNEQVGLIGAALFASRL, encoded by the coding sequence ATGCAATTACTAGCTGGAGATATAGGTGGTACTGGAACTCGACTCAGATTAGTGGAGTTTTCCCCATCCCTGGGTTTACGCACCTTATATGAGGACAATTATCGTAGTGGAGATTTTGATGATTTAGTACCAATTGTAATTCGCTTTTTAGAGGCGGGACAAACTGCTACAGGAACCATATTTGCCCCAGAAAGGGCCTGTTTTGCGATCGCAGGTCCTGTGGTAAACAATAAGGTGAAGTTAACTAATCTCTCCTGGTTTTTGGAGGGGGAAAGACTGGCACAGGAACTGAATATACCCACAGTGTCTCTGATTAATGATTTTGCAGCTGTGGGTTATGGCATTTTAGGTTTACAAAGCCAGGATTTAATTACGCTACAAGATGTCCCACCCCAACCCGGTGCACCAATAGGAGTAATTGGAGCGGGGACAGGTTTAGGAGAAGCATTTTTAATTCAACAAGGTGAAAATTATCAGGTTTTTGCCACAGAGGGTGGTCATGGAGACTTTGCTCCCAGGAATGAATTAGAATTTAGACTATTACAATATATTCTCAATAAGTATGGGATTGCTCGCTCCTCCATAGAAAGGGTGGTTTCCGGGTTAGGGATAATTTCCATTTACCAGTTCCTCAGAGATACAACCCAAGAAGCGGAAAACCCAGAAATCGCTCAAGTTGTCACAAACTGGGAAAACGGTCAGGGAGGATCTGATCCAGGAGCTGCTATTGGCACTGCAGCGCTCAATAACAGCGATCGCCTGTCCATAGAAACAATGAGAATATTTGTCAGTTGTTATGGTGCGGAAGCCCACAATTTTGCTTTAAAACTATTACCCTATGGAGGATTATATATTGCTGGTGGTATAGCTCCTAGGAATTTACCTCTGATGCAAAATGGCAACTTCCTGAAAAATTTTGTTGAGGGGGGTACTATGACCTCCCTACTCCAAAATATCCCAGTACACATAATTGTCAACGAACAGGTGGGACTAATAGGTGCTGCTTTGTTTGCATCCAGACTTTGA
- a CDS encoding RDD family protein: protein MRYAAFWPRFLAWLIDSIILSIIGSLLGFVLGKKAGAIAIVVSIVANWLYFAIFESSDKQATLGKQALGIVVTDMNGEPISFARATGRYFAKFLSGLVLLIGYIMAAFTEKKQALHDMLAGTLVIKP from the coding sequence ATGAGGTACGCTGCTTTCTGGCCAAGATTTTTGGCCTGGCTTATTGATTCCATAATACTATCAATTATAGGATCGTTGTTGGGATTTGTTCTGGGCAAAAAAGCTGGTGCTATTGCGATTGTTGTTAGTATAGTAGCGAACTGGCTGTACTTTGCAATCTTCGAGAGTTCTGACAAGCAAGCAACTTTAGGAAAGCAGGCTTTAGGTATAGTTGTGACCGATATGAACGGCGAGCCAATTTCCTTTGCTAGAGCGACTGGCAGGTATTTTGCTAAATTTCTCTCAGGACTGGTTCTTCTGATAGGCTATATAATGGCAGCCTTCACGGAGAAAAAACAGGCCCTACATGATATGCTTGCTGGCACTTTGGTAATTAAACCATAA